A single Microbacterium protaetiae DNA region contains:
- a CDS encoding zinc-binding dehydrogenase codes for MKAWQYMGDHAPIQLNEVDEPVPGPTQVIIDVKAAGLCHSDIMYMQTGDAVMPFLPMTQGHENAGVISRIGSEVVGFAVGDVVGVNSAGVQPPLGMFTPGGFADKLAADYRDLARVPEGLDLSLAALATDAGMTSYHAMIKEGGASAGMKVGVIGFGGLGQIGARAAVLAGAEVHVAETKEDVWPVAKAVGVVDCVKDAAEWVTPMTGDPLNAASGFDLIVDYAGFDTTQKALNAIKRGGKVVQVGLGKPTFTVSTPTILGKTLVGSLGGTVQDIEEVFELMRRGEIAPVYEEISFDAVGEGLERLANNAVTGRLVARFGD; via the coding sequence CAAGGCGGCAGGACTGTGCCATTCCGACATCATGTACATGCAGACCGGCGACGCCGTCATGCCGTTCCTTCCGATGACCCAGGGGCACGAGAACGCCGGCGTGATCTCGCGCATCGGCTCGGAGGTCGTGGGATTCGCCGTCGGCGATGTCGTCGGTGTGAACTCGGCCGGCGTGCAGCCGCCGCTTGGCATGTTCACTCCCGGCGGTTTCGCCGACAAGCTCGCCGCCGACTACCGCGACCTTGCGCGTGTGCCCGAGGGCCTCGACCTCTCGTTGGCGGCACTGGCCACCGACGCGGGCATGACCTCGTACCACGCGATGATCAAGGAGGGCGGGGCGAGCGCCGGCATGAAAGTCGGCGTCATCGGCTTCGGCGGCCTCGGTCAGATCGGCGCTCGCGCGGCCGTGCTCGCCGGCGCCGAAGTGCACGTCGCCGAGACGAAGGAAGACGTGTGGCCGGTTGCGAAGGCCGTCGGCGTCGTCGACTGCGTGAAGGATGCAGCGGAATGGGTGACACCGATGACCGGTGACCCGCTGAACGCGGCATCCGGTTTCGACCTCATCGTCGACTATGCGGGATTCGACACGACCCAGAAGGCGTTGAACGCGATAAAGCGCGGCGGCAAGGTGGTGCAGGTCGGCCTTGGCAAGCCGACCTTCACCGTGAGCACGCCGACGATCCTCGGCAAGACCCTGGTGGGGTCGCTGGGCGGCACCGTGCAGGACATCGAGGAGGTCTTCGAGTTGATGCGTCGCGGTGAGATCGCGCCGGTGTACGAAGAGATCAGCTTCGACGCGGTCGGCGAGGGCCTGGAGCGTCTCGCGAACAACGCGGTCACCGGTCGGCTGGTGGCTCGCTTCGGAGACTGA